The following nucleotide sequence is from Paenibacillus andongensis.
ATTGCATCACTAGAAGACTCCGCAAATTGCGGCGGCATTACTTTGTTCGGCAAGCAATTTGGAAATTATGAGCAAGACATCGTGGTTACGATGCATGAGGATAAGTAGGAACATAGTATTAAAGAGCCCTCTTGGTCCATTGACAAAAACAACATGTCAAGTAAATCCCTAATTCGCAGATTTAAATATGAAAAATCCGGAAACCCCCACGTTGACACCAAACTTGACAGCAAAAAAGCACCTGTACAATTTGAGCCAAAGTACGGTGCTTTTCGAAGGGGAAAAAGAGGGAGAAAGGGACTCCAAAAACAAAACGAACTTTACATTCGTTGTTGATAGCCAAACGAATTAAACATTTGCGTAGGCTAGCTGCAGGCCATCCATGGCAGGGATGAAATGATGGTGAGTATCCAATATCGCATTCAGCGTGTGAAGAGCATCTTGGTTCTGCAGACTAAGTTTGGCATTCTTCTTAAGTCTCACCAGCAAAGACTTGTTGGCGATAACCTCAAGCAATTGTCTTTTTAGCTCCGCCGCTTTCTTCACCTCAATCGCCGCTCCAAGGCCAACAAGAAATGCCGCATTATCCTGCTCTTGTCCAGGAATCGGCTTGTACAGCATCATCGGCAGCTCGAGCGCGAGCGCCTCGGATACGGTAAGTCCTCCCGGCTTCGTCACGATCAGATCGGATAAAGCCATCAGCTCGTGGACATGATCCACGAAGCCTGTGACCATCACGCGATGACGCGTTTTCTCGCCGCCTAGCTCTTCCTCTAGCTGCTGCTTCAGCTTCTCATTGCGTCCGCATACGAATACAAACTGCACCGGCACTGCCAAATCGTCTGATTGCAGCACAGACTTGAATTGCTTGCCGATCAAACCATGTCCGCCGCCCATCACCAGCACGGTAGGCATATCACGGTGCAAACCATGCTTATCACGAAGCTCATTCCGATCATACGTTTGTGTAAATGGCCTCCGAATCGGAATACCCGTCACTACAATACGCTGCTCCGGAATCCGGTAACGCAGAAGCGATTGCTTCACATGCTCGGCACCAACGAGATAGCGATCCGTACCGGGATGAACCCAGTAACTGTGATCCGTATAATCGGTCATCACTGTCACAGTAGGCACCGTCGTTAGTCCGTTACATTTTAAATAGGACATCGCAGCGGCCGCCCCTGGAAAGGTACACACTACTTCCGTCGGCTCCTCTTCTTGCAGCAGTTCCAGCATCCTATCGGTGCTGAACGATTTCATCTTTTTAAACATATGAGACAATGTATTATCCTCTCGGGTCTTGCGGTACAAATACCCGTAAACCGAAGGCAGACTTTTCACCCACTGCATATAACAATATTTGCCCACCGAATGCAGGTAAGGATGCGTCCACTCTAGGAAATCAACCACTTTTACGTCCACATCCGGTTTATAAAACCGTGCGGCTTCCAGAATTGCTTGCGCCGCTTTATTATGCCCGTCCCCTAGGCTGCCTGTCAGGATTAATAGTTTGTCCCTATGTTTCATCTTCTAAGTCCCCCTTCGAACTTTCGCTGCTGCGTATTCACAGCCACCGATTCTTTCAACAAACCCATTCTAAAACGTTCCACAACGTACACGACACCCTCAGAAACCAGCACTGCACCCACAATATCCAGCAGAACATGCTGCTTTACGAGCAGCGTCGATATAATAATGAGCAATGACATGCACGTAACGATTATTTTATAAGGCCAAAATATAACTGTTGATCTTAAATAGGCTCTCATCATTAAATACGAAGTTAGCACATGCGTACTTGGAAAACAGTTAAACGGTTGATCTGAGCGATACACCCACTGTACCATCCGCAGCAGCCAATCG
It contains:
- a CDS encoding MGDG synthase family glycosyltransferase; its protein translation is MKHRDKLLILTGSLGDGHNKAAQAILEAARFYKPDVDVKVVDFLEWTHPYLHSVGKYCYMQWVKSLPSVYGYLYRKTREDNTLSHMFKKMKSFSTDRMLELLQEEEPTEVVCTFPGAAAAMSYLKCNGLTTVPTVTVMTDYTDHSYWVHPGTDRYLVGAEHVKQSLLRYRIPEQRIVVTGIPIRRPFTQTYDRNELRDKHGLHRDMPTVLVMGGGHGLIGKQFKSVLQSDDLAVPVQFVFVCGRNEKLKQQLEEELGGEKTRHRVMVTGFVDHVHELMALSDLIVTKPGGLTVSEALALELPMMLYKPIPGQEQDNAAFLVGLGAAIEVKKAAELKRQLLEVIANKSLLVRLKKNAKLSLQNQDALHTLNAILDTHHHFIPAMDGLQLAYANV
- a CDS encoding phosphatase PAP2 family protein codes for the protein MKKTSWWSYIMACSGLLLIPLVGLIYIHLNQADGVAYSLVTDLDRQIPFMKSFVIPYLSWYGFLLVGFLYLAYKDRSMYYKTLFQFIMGLLLCYGVYAIYQTTVPRPELTGSDWLLRMVQWVYRSDQPFNCFPSTHVLTSYLMMRAYLRSTVIFWPYKIIVTCMSLLIIISTLLVKQHVLLDIVGAVLVSEGVVYVVERFRMGLLKESVAVNTQQRKFEGGLRR